One Pieris napi chromosome 24, ilPieNapi1.2, whole genome shotgun sequence DNA window includes the following coding sequences:
- the LOC125061843 gene encoding peptidyl-prolyl cis-trans isomerase NIMA-interacting 4 produces the protein MPPKKQPEKGGKGNAAKGGAKSGGDSKESGGKEKKGGTAVKVRHILCEKQSKCLEALEKLKAGQKFPDVAAAYSEDKARQGGDLGWMTRGSMVGPFQDAAFALPISAVTNPVYTDPPIKTKFGYHIIMVEGKK, from the exons ATGCCTCCTAAAAAGCAACCTGAAAAAGGCGGGAAGGGTAACGCAGCTAAAGGTGGAGCAAAATCCGGCGGGGATTCAAAAG aatctggcggaaaagaaaaaaaaggtgGCACCGCTGTCAAAGTCCGTCATATATTATGCGAGAAACAGTCGAAATGTTTAGAGGCCCTAGAAAAATTGAAAGCCGGTCAAAAGTTCCCTGATGTAGCTGCTGCATATAGTGAGGATAAGGCGCGTCAGGGTGGAGATTTGGGTTGGATGACGCGCGGTTCTATGGTGGGACCTTTCCAAGATGCAGCATTTGCTTTACCAATTTCTGCAGTAACAAATCCGGTGTACACTGACCCTCCTATTAAAACCAAATTCGGATATCATATTATTATGGTAGAAGGAAAAAAATGA